Proteins co-encoded in one Paracrocinitomix mangrovi genomic window:
- the ftsY gene encoding signal recognition particle-docking protein FtsY, with amino-acid sequence MGIFNKIFSKDKKEKLDSGLEKTKESFLSKVARTVVGKSTVDAEVLDDLEEVLITSDVGVETTLKIIERIEERVSRDKYVGTEELNNILKEEIAGLLTENNTSDLVEFTVPKVEEGPYVIMVVGVNGVGKTTTIGKLSNQFKKMGKSVVLGAADTFRAAAVDQLIIWSERVGVPIVQQGMGADPASVAFDTLQSAKAQNADVAIIDTAGRLHNKVNLMNELSKIKKVMDKVVPNAPHEILLVLDGSTGQNAFEQAKQFSAATEINALAITKLDGTAKGGVVIGISDQMKIPVKYIGVGEGIDDLQVFNKTEFVDSLFN; translated from the coding sequence ATGGGAATTTTTAACAAGATATTTTCAAAAGATAAAAAGGAGAAGCTAGATTCAGGTCTTGAAAAAACTAAAGAAAGCTTTTTATCCAAAGTTGCCCGTACAGTTGTTGGAAAATCGACAGTTGACGCAGAGGTACTTGACGATCTAGAAGAAGTATTGATCACATCAGATGTTGGTGTTGAAACGACATTAAAAATTATCGAGCGAATTGAAGAACGCGTTTCTAGAGATAAATATGTTGGTACAGAAGAACTCAACAATATTTTAAAAGAAGAAATTGCCGGACTATTAACCGAGAACAATACATCTGACCTTGTAGAATTTACCGTTCCAAAAGTAGAGGAAGGACCATATGTAATTATGGTGGTTGGTGTAAATGGTGTTGGAAAAACGACCACAATTGGTAAACTTTCTAATCAATTCAAAAAGATGGGAAAATCTGTTGTTTTAGGAGCAGCAGATACATTTAGAGCAGCAGCAGTTGATCAGTTAATTATCTGGTCAGAAAGAGTTGGGGTTCCGATTGTACAACAAGGAATGGGAGCTGATCCTGCTTCTGTAGCTTTTGATACTTTACAATCTGCAAAAGCGCAAAATGCGGATGTGGCTATAATCGATACGGCTGGTCGTTTACACAACAAGGTAAACTTAATGAATGAGCTTTCTAAAATCAAAAAAGTAATGGACAAAGTGGTTCCTAACGCTCCTCATGAAATTCTTTTAGTTCTTGACGGTTCTACAGGTCAAAATGCTTTTGAACAGGCAAAACAATTCTCAGCAGCAACAGAAATAAACGCTTTAGCCATTACAAAATTAGATGGTACTGCCAAAGGTGGAGTTGTTATCGGAATTTCAGATCAAATGAAGATTCCGGTTAAATACATTGGTGTAGGTGAAGGAATTGATGACTTACAGGTTTTCAATAAAACTGAGTTCGTAGACTCTTTGTTCAACTAA